The Gemmatimonadota bacterium genome contains the following window.
AAATGAGACACCGGGTTACTTTTTTGATGTCATGACCAATGGTTTTGGCGCAATGTATAGCTATGCATCGCGTATCAAACCGCGAGATCGATGGGCTATTATAGCCTATATTCAGGCGTTGCAACTGAGCCAAAACGCCACACTGGACGATGTCCCTGCCGATGTGCGTCAGCGGCTTGAAAATGAGTAGGATATTATGGCTACTAAATCCTTTGACCATCCATTTGTAGATAAAGTACAGCAACGAGGCCTTCTGACAGGTGCCTGCGGTATAGTGGTTTTATTTATTGGTGCCTTTGCTGATTCTCAGCAATTTTTCCAATCGTATCTCGTTGGCTATATCTACTGGTTAGTCATTTCTCTGGGCTGTCTGGGGTTGTTGATGTTGCACCATCTGGTCAGCGGACGGTGGGGATTTGTCATTCGGCGGTTATTGGAATCGGGCGCGCGCACACTGTGGCTCATGGCCGTCCTGTTTATTCCCATTGTGGTTCTGGGTATGCATCATTTGTACGAATGGACGCATACAGATGTCGTAGCTAAAGATCCAATTTTGACCTTTAAGAAACCGTATTTGAATGAGACCGGATTTTATATTCGCGCAGTCGTTTATTTTGCCCTGTGGTTGCTCTGGATGTTTTTGCTGACAAAATGGTCGCGCGAGCAAGATGAAACCGGCGAACCGGGCCTAAAAAGCCGGATGATTAACCTGAGCGGTCCCGGAATTCCCATGTTTATCTTAACCGTTACCTTTGCGGCAACCGATTGGGTCATGTCTTTGGAACCGCACTGGTTTTCGACGATCTATGGCTTAATTTTTGTGGTGGGCGGCGCATTGGGTGCCATGGCACTGTGCATCTTGTGGGTGATTAAATTAAAGGATGTCGAGGTCTATCGAGAAGTTGATGCATTTAAGTATTTGAGCGATCTGGGCACCCTGATGTTTGCATTTACATGTCTGTGGGCTTATGTGAGTTTTTCCCAGTTTTTGATTACGTGGTCTGGCAACCTGGCCGAAGAAGCCCCCTGGTACATCCGCCGATCACATGGCGGTTGGCAATATGTGGGAACTGCGTTGATTGTTTTTCACTTTTTCGTGCCATTCTTTTTGCTATTGCAGCGGGCGATCAAACGCCGCGCCGCGCTGATGACGGTTATTGCAATTTTTATGTTGATTATGCGCTATGTCGATCTTTATTATTTTATTACACCGGCTTTTGGGCACGGTGGTTCTGACGGTATGTGGTATGGTTTTCTGCTGGATATGCTGGTCCTCGTCAGTATTGGCGGCTTGTGGTTGGGATTTTTTGCGATGCAGCTAAAAGGTGTGCCGCTGATCCCATTGCACGATCCGCGCATGGAAGAAACCTTTGCCGGAGAAGGTCACTGATATGGCAGAAAAGCACAATGCCCGCGAAAAGGGCTACGAAGACTATCATCTCAAAATTGGCCCAATTCTCGCTGCCACTGCGGGAATCATAGCCGTAGCCATTCTGTCTTTTATCGCTATGTGGGCCATGTTTCTCGGTCTGGAACAAGCCGTGATTTATATGACAGATGATCCGCCGCCCATGGCTGCTCATCAAAAACCTTATCAGGGACCGCTGATCCAGACTGTACCTTCTGCTGAACTGACACAAGTGCGTGCCGAAACCAATCGCACGCTTACCGAATACGGCTGGATAGATAGGGATGCCGGGGTTGTGCATCTTCCAATTGAGCGGGCAATAGACCTGGTTCTCGAACGCGGGTTCCCGGTGCGAGAGTAAAACATGCGCGTCTTATTCGCTTGTATCACGCTAATGTGCTTCACCAGGATCGCGTGGGCACAAGACTTCACGCCGAATCCCACAGTGCTGGATTCCGTTGGGATTGACCAGAAATTGGGCGCATCTGTGCCAGTAAATTTGAAGTTCCGCGATGAATCGGGCACAGATATTATGCTGGCGCGATATTTGGATGAACATCCCGTTATTTTAGTGCCCGCATATTATGAATGCCCCATGTTGTGTACGCAAATTTTGAATGGTTTGTTGTCGGGATTGCGTCCCGTATCGCTCAATGCCGGACGAGATTTTGTGGTGGTGACATTTAGCATTGATCCCGACGAATATCCAGAATTGGCAGCGGCAAAAAAGGTGAATTACGTCGATGGATACGGTCGAGAAGGTGGAGAAAATGGATGGCATTTTCTCACTGGACACCCGGCATCAATAGACGCATTGACCAGGGCCATTGGATATCGCTACATATACGATCCCGAAACAGACGAATACGTTCACGCCAGCGGGATTGCCATTTTGACTCCCAATGGGAAAATCGCCCGGTATCTGTTTGGGGTCGAATTTGCGCCGCGGGATTTGCAACTGGGGCTTTTGGAAGCCGCACAAGATCAGATCAGCTCTCCGATTGATGCGATTTTGCTCTATTGCTTTCAGTACAATCCGTTGACTGGCAAATATACACTGGCAATTTATCGGTTGGTTCGCATTGCTGGTGTAATTACTGTAATTTGTATCTTATCATTTATTTTTATTATGGTGCGCCGAGAGCGGTCACCATTGCAGGCAAATTAACGCTTCAAAAAAAGTCCATCGGACCTCTAACTTTTGAGTTGGCACATGCAGACTGATTTTCCTCTTTTTCCAGATCAAGCTTCGAGTTTTGCCTTTCAAGTTGACGCGCTTTACTTTGGCATTTTGGCACTGTGCGTATTTTTCGCGCTCATAGTTGTCATTTTGGTAGTTATTTTTGCGATTAAGTATCAGCGCAAATCGGACGACGAAGTGCCGCGACAAATTGCGGGACATCTCGGCCTCGAAATATTTTGGACCGCCGTTCCGGCGGTGCTCGCACTGGGTGTATTTGTGTGGGCAACCGTCTTATACTTCCATCTAATTACACCCCCGCCAAACGCCATGGAAATATATGTGGTGGGCAAACAGTGGATGTGGAAATTGCAACATCCAGAAGGCAAAAAGGAGATTAACGAATTACACGTGCCACTGGGTGAATCGGTACGCCTGACCATGACAGCGGAAGATGTGTTGCACAGTTTTTATATTCCCGCTTTTCGCGTCAAAAAGGATGTGGTGCCCGGGCGATATACCAATTTGTGGTTTAAAGCGACGCAGGTCGGTTCGTATCATCTGTTTTGCGCCGAATTTTGCGGTACCGAGCACTCGCGTATGATTGGCACAGTACACGTCCTGGAACCTCAAGATTACGAAGCCTGGTTGACTGGCGGAACTGCGAATGAGCCAATGGAAGTAGCCGGAGAAAGATTATTTGAACAATACGCCTGTCATACCTGCCACAAGATGGACGGGACGGGACGAGGGCCATCTCTGTCGGGTCTTTTTGGCAAAACAGTGGCTCTGGAAGGCGGCGGTACTGCATTGGTTGACGAAGCCTATATTCGAGAATCGATTCTGAACCCTTCCGCCAAGATCATGGCCGGATACAAACCCATTATGCCAACTTTCAAAGGTCAGATCAGCGAAGAAGGGATCATTCAAATAATCGCCTATATCAAATCCCTGAAAGCCCCCGAACTCACGAGTATGGAGTGATGCGCTATGGCAATCACCGAGCAAGATGTTCAAGCGTCTGAAGATGCGCCGAGCGTCAATTATCTGAATAACGGTTATGGCTTGAAGTCCTGGTTGTTGACCAGAGACCACAAGCGCATTGCCGTTTTGTACATTATTTCAATTTCCATCTTTTTTGCCCTGGGTGGGTTATTTGCCAGTCTGGTTCGCTTTGAACTGATGACCCCCGAAGGCGATTTGATGTCTTCAGATACTTATAACAAAGTTTTCTCAATGCACGGCATCATCATGGTCTTTTTCTTTCTGGTGCCATCTATCCCCGCAACCATTGGCAACTTTTTAGTCCCCATAATGGTCGGCGCAAAAGACCTGGCTTTTCCGCGCGTCAATCTTTTGAGCTGGTATGTTTATGTGGTTGCAGGTATTTTGGGAACAATTGCCGTGGTCGGAGGCGGCGTTGATACGGGTTGGACTTTTTATACGCCGTATAGTAGCACCTATTCAAACTCAAATGTGATTCTGGCCGCTATGGCCGCTTTTATGGCGGGTTTCTCGTCCATTCTGACGGGCCTCAACTTTGTGGTGACAATCCACACCATGCGCGCGCCGGGGATGACCTGGTTCCGCCTGCCGCTATTTGTCTGGTCGCATTATGCCACCAGCTTGATTATGCTATTGGGCACACCCGTTATCGCAATTACGCTGGTGTTGCTAATGCTCGAGCGCGGATTTGGGTTCGGGTTTTTCGATCCGAATCTCGGTGGTGATCCCGTTTTGTTCCAGCATTTGTTCTGGTTCTATTCGCATCCAGCCGTTTATATCATGATCTTGCCTTCAATGGGCGTGATGAGCGAAATGGTCGCCGCTGTTGCGCGCAAGCGCGTCTTTGGATATGAATTTGTCGCGTTCTCAAGTGTAGCCATTGCAATTTTGGGATTCCTGGTATGGGGCCACCACATGTTTGTGAGCAGCCAATCGACTTATGCCGGCATGGTATTCTCCATTATCACATTTCTGGTAGCAGTGCCCTCTGCGATCAAAACATTCAACTGGACAGCGACCTTATACAAAGGGTCAATTATATATGATACTTCAATGTTTTACGTGTATGGGTATCTGGGCTTATTTTTAGTCGGTGGTTTGACCGGACTGTTTTTGTCGAGTATGGGCCTGGATATTCACCTGCACGACACGTATTTTGTGGTGGCGCACTTCCATTATATTATGGTTGGCGGTCAGGTGATGGGATATCTGGGGGGCATGCACTTCTGGTGGCCCAAAATTACGGGTAAAATGTTTCCCGATATTTGGGGACGCGTATCAGCCCTGCTGGTATTTCTCGGTTTTAATCTGACGTTTTTCCCGCAGTTCATTCTGGGGTATATGGGCATGCCGAGGCGTTATCACGTCTATCCCGACGAATTTCAGGTCTTGAATGTGGCATCGTCTATGGGTGCGTCAATTCTGGCTCTGGGGTATGTGGTTCCCGGCGCGTATTTGACCTGGTCGATCTTTAAGGGCCCAAAAGCACCTGATAACCCCTGGGGCGCCAAAGGACTGGAGTGGGAAACGACCTCCCCACCGCCCACATTTAATTTTGAAGAAACGCCTGTCGTGACAGAAGAAGCCTATGAGTACGGACCGATTGAGGAGCACTAATGGCCGATCACGCATTACATCACGATCACCCGCACGGACTGGCCCACCAGTTCGAAGATATGCCGCAGCAGAAGGAATCCGCCGTCATTGGCATGTGGAGCTTCCTGATTACAGAAATTTTGTTTTTTGGAGGCTTTTTTGCGACGTATCTAATCTACCGATCCTATTATCCCGAGGCATTTTTTGAAGGCAGTAGTCACCTGGATATTCCTCTGGGAGCATTTAATACCATAGTATTGATTGTCAGCAGCCTGACAATGGCGATGGCTGTACACAAGTCGCACGAAGGCAATAAAAGAGGGATATTGGTCTATCTGACTCTGACTGGTATCTTAGGTCTTACCTTTTTGGTGGTCAAATATTTTGAATACTCCGCAAAGATCGAGTACGGTTTGGTCCCCGGCCTGGTATGGCATCCGCACGGTGAAAACTCGCCCCAACTGGCTCTCTTCTATTCTCTGTATTTCGGAATGACCGGAATGCATGCCCTGCATATGATTATTGGTATTGGCCTGTTGATCTGGGTATTTGTTAAAACTGCACAGGGGACGTACACGGCAGAATACAATGCCCCTGTTGAAATTTTTGGCCTGTATTGGCACTTTGTCGATATTGTCTGGATTTTCCTATTTCCATTGCTCTACCTTCTGGGCACACAGGGGGGAGGACACTGATGGCTGATGATCACCACGGCCCGACTGTACGCATTTATCTGGCGGTATTTGCCTCCCTGATGTTTTTAACCGCGTTAACGGTTTGGGTGGCATTCCAGGATCTGGGCATGTTTAACGACGTGGTAGCACTCGGTATCGCATGCACAAAAGCCACGATTGTGATTCTGTTTTTTATGCACGTCAAATACGCCAGCCGACTGACCTGGTTGCTCGCGGGTGCAGGCATCCTGTTTTTGCTGATCCTATTTGCCTTTGCAATGGCAGATTACGTCAGTCGCGGTTGGTTGGGCATGCCAGCGAGCCACTATTTGCAGTAACAAGATGAACAAAAAAAGAGAGCGGAGAAATCTACTGGATTTCTCCGCTTTTTTTATAGAAAGACCAATAACATGTCCGGTTTTGGATACACCGCAGCGCAGCTTTGTGACAATCTAAAAACCCTTGGTGTCGAAATCGGCGATACACTCTTCGTCCATTCATCATTCAAGAGCCTGGGTATGGTCCATGGTGGAGCGGAAACAGTGATCGCCGCGCTTGAGAACGCACTGGGTACCAATGGCTTACTCTTGATGCCATCGTTCAATCTGATCGGCGACCGAGAACAGCGGACGGGGTCCTGGGACCTGAAAAAAACAGAATCCTCAGTCGGCTGGTTGACCGAGTATTTCAGATTGATGCCGAGGACACACAGATCCGATCACTACTCCCACTCCGTGGCAGCACGCGGACAAGGCGCAAAAAATTTCGTTGCGGATCATCTATCAGAGGAAGGCATGGCATCTCCCTGGGACCGTTCACCCTGGGGCAAGACGTACGGCACAAATTCCCCCATGATCCGAGCCTACGAACAGAACGGCAAAATCCTGATGCTCGGCGTTGACTACCACTCATCCACGTATATCCACGTCGTAGAAGTGATGTTCTGGAATGATCGCCTGAAAGAGAACCCCGATGCCGAATTCATCTGGCTCGATCGGATCCGACTCGGTGAAGTCTGGGATCGTTCGGGCATTTTAGAGACCGGCAAGGTTGGGGACGCCTCGTGTCGCCTGTTCCAAATTCGCGCGTATGTTGATCAGTTGCTCGATATTGTCCGAAATGACCCCGATTCATACGACCGCGTCAAACTGGATCAAAGATCGACATAGGCTTGTTATTACAGCGGTGGTGTATGCATGCGGTGGCCCTGGCCCATAAAAAAGAAAATATCCAGAACAAAAGAAACCAGAACACCCAGCGTATAGCCCATGAGGACGCCAAAAATAAAAACACGAGAGCGGTTAAAAAGCTCAATACCGCCGACTTTGAGCACAATTATTTTCATCAGCCAGGCGATAAATACCGAAAAAAAGGACGCGCGGGTGGGATACTGGAGGGAAACTGTAAATCCCACTGGGTGCAGAGGCCACCAGGGAAACCGCTGGTTCAGAAAAATCAACAGCAGGGTCATCGCCGCGCCAAAGGTTCCGAAGCCCAGGTCCCACCATTGCCGTTCTGTATCTGGACGCCCTTTGATATCCGAAACAGTATAATTGAAAAAGGCCCGGTTGCCCCGCGTATAACTGTAGTCTCCAAAATTCTCAGCTCCCGGCCCGTAATAACCCAGAATAAGGGTGGTGATCACAAAGGCGAGGATTGAGAGGATTCCGCCAATGAGAATTGCGCCACCCAGTCGGCGCCTTTGAGGATCGGTGTGGTCGCCTGATCTGGCGGCATTGGCCGCACCTGGCATGGCAAATCCCTTTGCGTTGCCGTAAAGCGTACCCATCTGGTTCAGAGCCGCAATCGTCGTATCATCCATATTCCAGATACCGATCAATCCTTTGACGGGTCCGGTAGGTCCTGACCCCCGTAAAGACACCAACCCGCTGAGCGCCACGATCTTGGCCATCCCCAAATAGAGAATCAAAGAAAAAAACATAAATGCCGCGGCCACCCCCGGATTCATCTGGGTTTTGCAGAGCCAAAAAAAAATGAAAAGGCTGGCAAGGATGAAACCGAAGGTTGCTGTGCGATAGGAGAGCAATTCGGTCGAATCATCTACCTCGGGGTCTTTTCCAATTGCTTTGCGCCAGACATTGCGGATGTGCCCGCGTGCGATCCAGAGGCTCCACAGTACAAAAACCATCAGGCCGTAATTGTTCTGAGAGATCACCCCCGAACCATAGCCTCTTGGACCAAACCCGATACGGTTGGAAATGCCTGCCTGCAACATGCCCAAAATGTGGAAAAACCACATCGACAGGAGAATTTCCAGGGTAGTGAAATAGGCGAAACAAATGACGTAGAAATCGAACTGGAGAAAGAAAGGCATAAATCCACGTCCGATGGGGAGCAGTGTTCTAATATTGAGAAATGCGAATGTGGGAAGGCCTGGAAAGAAGTGGCCTGCTGTATTCCAAAAAAGCATGATTGCCGGAATTGCAAACCCGATCCAGAAAAGGGGCAGGCCAAAAAATTGGGGCAGATTTCGTCTGGGACCGGGATTCTCTACCAGCATCAGTGAAAGCTCGACAAAGGGAAATGCCAAACGCTCGCTTTCCGACCACTGTTTTCTCAAAATGACTGAGAGACAAAAACAGGCCAGCATGATCGCGATGAGCAGACTGAACCACCAGAAGAGCGGACCAACCCATATCTCCCAGGGCAAAGGCGTACCGGGAACCAGCCCGCGATAGAACATCCCAACGCCATCTCCGGCATTGCTGGGGAACAACCAGCGCTGCAGGTTGGGCAGTGTGTAGGTAGGCCATTCATTTTCCGGAGAAGCGTAGTAATCCGGAGCCGAAATAACGGCTACAAATCTCTGGGCCAGAGTGGGTACTGTTGTGCCGAGAAATCCAATGGCGAGCACGGCAGCCATATCCCGCCGCGTCAAAGCGAAGCGGGGAAACCGCCTTCGAACGAGGGGATTGTAGAGATAGCCCAGGAGCAGAAGCCCTACCAGCAAGGCAAAGGGCATTTGGCTGTGCGTGAATGAGGAAGAGTGGATCAAGTAACGGGAGACAGGGTCGAAGCCATTGATGCAAAATGTGAGCACTACCCCCAGGACAATAGCGCCCGGGCGCACCGACGACTCTTGCTCTCTCGCCGACAAATGGTGTGCTTGTAAAGGATTGCTCATTGTTTGCACACAGGGTAAGAAGTCATAAAAAATGGCCCCCAGCGAAAACTGAGGGCCTCCGTATTCGACGCGTTCAGCCTATTCCTGGTGAAGTGTAGGCGAACGTCTCGGCGCAGAAAATTGCTCTTCGGTAAGCGGGACGGCCTGCTTCTGATAGACCTGCACCCGATAGGAGCCATTGTCCGCTACAAACATCAGTCCATCTCCATTGACAGCTACCCCTCCCGGACGTCGAAAGTACTTTTGCGGCTCGAGGTCTGCCATATCCCTCAGGCGATTTGGACCGGCATTTGTCATCATATATTCAATTGCGACCGTTGACAGGGTTGCATCCCCCAAGAATTTCTGCACGTACCTCGACTCGGAATTGAACAATTGTACCCGATCATTTCCCGAGTCCGCAACATAAATATCGCCGTGCTCATCTACGGCCACATCCGTCGGTCTATTTAGCTCGCCATTTCCGCTACCCGACTTCCCAAACGCGAAGATAAACTCTCCGTCAGCAGTGAACTTCTGAATTCTGTCATTTCGCCAATCTGCGGCATAAACATCGCCCAGTTCATCCACTGTAAGCCCCCAGGGCATGTTAAACTCGCCCTCCCCATCGCCA
Protein-coding sequences here:
- a CDS encoding SCO family protein — encoded protein: MRVLFACITLMCFTRIAWAQDFTPNPTVLDSVGIDQKLGASVPVNLKFRDESGTDIMLARYLDEHPVILVPAYYECPMLCTQILNGLLSGLRPVSLNAGRDFVVVTFSIDPDEYPELAAAKKVNYVDGYGREGGENGWHFLTGHPASIDALTRAIGYRYIYDPETDEYVHASGIAILTPNGKIARYLFGVEFAPRDLQLGLLEAAQDQISSPIDAILLYCFQYNPLTGKYTLAIYRLVRIAGVITVICILSFIFIMVRRERSPLQAN
- the coxB gene encoding cytochrome c oxidase subunit II, which gives rise to MQTDFPLFPDQASSFAFQVDALYFGILALCVFFALIVVILVVIFAIKYQRKSDDEVPRQIAGHLGLEIFWTAVPAVLALGVFVWATVLYFHLITPPPNAMEIYVVGKQWMWKLQHPEGKKEINELHVPLGESVRLTMTAEDVLHSFYIPAFRVKKDVVPGRYTNLWFKATQVGSYHLFCAEFCGTEHSRMIGTVHVLEPQDYEAWLTGGTANEPMEVAGERLFEQYACHTCHKMDGTGRGPSLSGLFGKTVALEGGGTALVDEAYIRESILNPSAKIMAGYKPIMPTFKGQISEEGIIQIIAYIKSLKAPELTSME
- a CDS encoding cytochrome c oxidase subunit I; amino-acid sequence: MAITEQDVQASEDAPSVNYLNNGYGLKSWLLTRDHKRIAVLYIISISIFFALGGLFASLVRFELMTPEGDLMSSDTYNKVFSMHGIIMVFFFLVPSIPATIGNFLVPIMVGAKDLAFPRVNLLSWYVYVVAGILGTIAVVGGGVDTGWTFYTPYSSTYSNSNVILAAMAAFMAGFSSILTGLNFVVTIHTMRAPGMTWFRLPLFVWSHYATSLIMLLGTPVIAITLVLLMLERGFGFGFFDPNLGGDPVLFQHLFWFYSHPAVYIMILPSMGVMSEMVAAVARKRVFGYEFVAFSSVAIAILGFLVWGHHMFVSSQSTYAGMVFSIITFLVAVPSAIKTFNWTATLYKGSIIYDTSMFYVYGYLGLFLVGGLTGLFLSSMGLDIHLHDTYFVVAHFHYIMVGGQVMGYLGGMHFWWPKITGKMFPDIWGRVSALLVFLGFNLTFFPQFILGYMGMPRRYHVYPDEFQVLNVASSMGASILALGYVVPGAYLTWSIFKGPKAPDNPWGAKGLEWETTSPPPTFNFEETPVVTEEAYEYGPIEEH
- a CDS encoding cytochrome c oxidase subunit 3 family protein; this encodes MADHALHHDHPHGLAHQFEDMPQQKESAVIGMWSFLITEILFFGGFFATYLIYRSYYPEAFFEGSSHLDIPLGAFNTIVLIVSSLTMAMAVHKSHEGNKRGILVYLTLTGILGLTFLVVKYFEYSAKIEYGLVPGLVWHPHGENSPQLALFYSLYFGMTGMHALHMIIGIGLLIWVFVKTAQGTYTAEYNAPVEIFGLYWHFVDIVWIFLFPLLYLLGTQGGGH
- a CDS encoding oxidase — its product is MADDHHGPTVRIYLAVFASLMFLTALTVWVAFQDLGMFNDVVALGIACTKATIVILFFMHVKYASRLTWLLAGAGILFLLILFAFAMADYVSRGWLGMPASHYLQ
- a CDS encoding AAC(3) family N-acetyltransferase, with product MSGFGYTAAQLCDNLKTLGVEIGDTLFVHSSFKSLGMVHGGAETVIAALENALGTNGLLLMPSFNLIGDREQRTGSWDLKKTESSVGWLTEYFRLMPRTHRSDHYSHSVAARGQGAKNFVADHLSEEGMASPWDRSPWGKTYGTNSPMIRAYEQNGKILMLGVDYHSSTYIHVVEVMFWNDRLKENPDAEFIWLDRIRLGEVWDRSGILETGKVGDASCRLFQIRAYVDQLLDIVRNDPDSYDRVKLDQRST